The following coding sequences lie in one Arachis ipaensis cultivar K30076 chromosome B03, Araip1.1, whole genome shotgun sequence genomic window:
- the LOC107631380 gene encoding methylmalonate-semialdehyde dehydrogenase [acylating], mitochondrial isoform X1, with product MTEAGIKPRQVLKTLKQSNLQLQSTPRHLYNLKAKIRQGKLSDKTFKSLRSNRSMSVEGNNSSSDGSLNLNYHLATQEVVSQVPLTTYEEFKAAIVAAKQAFPSWKNTPITTRQRIMFKLQDLIHRDIDKLAMNITTEQGKTLKGARGDVLHGLEMVEHACGMANLQMGEFVPNACNGIDTYCIRDPLGVCAGICPINFPAMTPLWMFPIAITCGNTFILKPCENNPGASMILVALAMEAGLPDGVLNVVHGTHVCYTMQEEIVNYICDDEDIKAVSFNGSITSNAGGINHVVVMPDASMDATLDALVSAGFRAAGERSMALNTAIFVGGSMQWEDELVQRAKALRVNVGTDPDAYLGPVISREVKDRICGLVQNAVENGARLLLDGRHIMVLNFSFGRNEVQTLPDRCLDMRMEILLALLSYVMSQPTWSVTRKKFLDQFFFACRYGNGASVFTDSGMVARKFQHEVEAVLVGINVPVPIPLPFSSNYESKASFAGNFNFCVAGRTGVQFCTQIKKVAKRWKEFPSLGTLPGACSSERFIYEIGTSIIALTVTE from the exons ATGACTGAAGCTGGTATAAAACCTCGTCAAGTGCTTAAAACTCTCAAGCAAAGCAATCTACAACTGCAGTCAACACCACGCCATTTATACAACCTCAAAGCAAAGATTCGTCAGGGAAAGCTATCAG ATAAAACCTTCAAGTCATTGAGGTCAAATAGATCTATGTCTGTTGAGGGGAACAACAGTTCATCTGATGGTtcattaaacctaaactaccacCTG GCAACACAAGAAGTTGTATCTCAAGTTCCTTTGACCACATATGAAGAATTTAAAGCAGCAATTGTTGCAGCCAAGCAAGCATTTCCTTCATGGAAAAACACTCCTATTACCACTCGTCAACGTATTATGTTTAAACTTCAGGATCTTATTCACAGAGATATT GATAAGCTTGCCATGAACATCACCACAGAACAAGGAAAGACATTAAAGGGTGCCAGAGGAGATGTGCTTCATGGTTTAG AGATGGTAGAGCATGCTTGTGGGATGGCAAATCTACAAATGGGAGAATTTGTTCCTAATGCTTGTAATGGAATTGATACATACTGCATCAGAGATCCCCTTGGAGTTTGTGCTGGGATATGCCCGATTAACTTTCCTGCAATGACACCCTTGTGG aTGTTCCCTATCGCAATAACATGTGGCAACACTTTTATTCTTAAGCCATGTGAAAATAATCCAG GAGCTTCAATGATACTTGTAGCATTAGCAATGGAAGCTGGTTTGCCCGATGGTGTTTTAAACGTTGTACATGGAACTCATGTATGTTATACTATGCAAGAA GAGATTGTTAATTACATATGCGATGATGAGGATATAAAAGCTGTGTCATTCAATGGTTCAATTACA TCAAATGCAGGTGGCATAAATCATGTAGTTGTTATGCCAGATGCTAGCATGGATGCTACTTTAGATGCCCTTGTTTCTGCTGGTTTCCGTGCAGCAGGAGAGAGGTCCATGGCTTTAAACACAGCTATCTTTGTGGGAGGTTCAATGCAATG GGAAGATGAATTGGTGCAGCGTGCCAAAGCACTTAGAGTGAATGTAGGAACAGATCCTGATGCATACCTAGGTCCAGTTATTAGCAGAGAG GTAAAAGATAGGATATGTGGACTAGTTCAGAATGCTGTTGAAAATGGTGCAAGACTCCTACTTGATGGGAGGCACATTATG gTATTAAACTTTTCTTTTGGAAGAAATGAAGTTCAGACCTTACCTGACAGGTGCCTGGATATGAGAATGGAAATTTTGTTGGCCCTACTATCTTATGTGATGTCACAACCAACATGGAGTGTTACAAG GAAGAAATTTTTGGACCAGTTCTTCTTTGCATGCAG ATATGGAAATGGAGCTTCTGTCTTCACCGACTCTGGTATGGTTGCTAGGAAGTTCCAACATGAGGTTGAAGCTGTACTG GTTGGGATCAACGTGCCTGTACCTATTCCGTTACCATTTTCCTCTAATTATGAGTCAAAAGCATCTTTTGCCGGCAATTTCAATTTTTGTG TTGCAGGAAGAACAGGAGTACAATTTTGTAcccaaataaaaaaagtggcaaaaaGATGGAAG GAATTCCCAAGTCTAGGAACATTACCTGGTGCATGTTCATCTGAGAGATTCATCTATGAAATTGGCACCTCAATCATTGCCCTTACAGTTACAGAGTAA
- the LOC107631380 gene encoding methylmalonate-semialdehyde dehydrogenase [acylating], mitochondrial isoform X3, with product MTEAGIKPRQVLKTLKQSNLQLQSTPRHLYNLKAKIRQGKLSDKTFKSLRSNRSMSVEGNNSSSDGSLNLNYHLATQEVVSQVPLTTYEEFKAAIVAAKQAFPSWKNTPITTRQRIMFKLQDLIHRDIDKLAMNITTEQGKTLKGARGDVLHGLEMVEHACGMANLQMGEFVPNACNGIDTYCIRDPLGVCAGICPINFPAMTPLWMFPIAITCGNTFILKPCENNPGASMILVALAMEAGLPDGVLNVVHGTHVCYTMQEEIVNYICDDEDIKAVSFNGSITSNAGGINHVVVMPDASMDATLDALVSAGFRAAGERSMALNTAIFVGGSMQWEDELVQRAKALRVNVGTDPDAYLGPVISREVKDRICGLVQNAVENGARLLLDGRHIMVPGYENGNFVGPTILCDVTTNMECYKEEIFGPVLLCMQADNLDEAVSIINKNRYGNGASVFTDSGMVARKFQHEVEAVLVGINVPVPIPLPFSSNYESKASFAGNFNFCVAGRTGVQFCTQIKKVAKRWKEFPSLGTLPGACSSERFIYEIGTSIIALTVTE from the exons ATGACTGAAGCTGGTATAAAACCTCGTCAAGTGCTTAAAACTCTCAAGCAAAGCAATCTACAACTGCAGTCAACACCACGCCATTTATACAACCTCAAAGCAAAGATTCGTCAGGGAAAGCTATCAG ATAAAACCTTCAAGTCATTGAGGTCAAATAGATCTATGTCTGTTGAGGGGAACAACAGTTCATCTGATGGTtcattaaacctaaactaccacCTG GCAACACAAGAAGTTGTATCTCAAGTTCCTTTGACCACATATGAAGAATTTAAAGCAGCAATTGTTGCAGCCAAGCAAGCATTTCCTTCATGGAAAAACACTCCTATTACCACTCGTCAACGTATTATGTTTAAACTTCAGGATCTTATTCACAGAGATATT GATAAGCTTGCCATGAACATCACCACAGAACAAGGAAAGACATTAAAGGGTGCCAGAGGAGATGTGCTTCATGGTTTAG AGATGGTAGAGCATGCTTGTGGGATGGCAAATCTACAAATGGGAGAATTTGTTCCTAATGCTTGTAATGGAATTGATACATACTGCATCAGAGATCCCCTTGGAGTTTGTGCTGGGATATGCCCGATTAACTTTCCTGCAATGACACCCTTGTGG aTGTTCCCTATCGCAATAACATGTGGCAACACTTTTATTCTTAAGCCATGTGAAAATAATCCAG GAGCTTCAATGATACTTGTAGCATTAGCAATGGAAGCTGGTTTGCCCGATGGTGTTTTAAACGTTGTACATGGAACTCATGTATGTTATACTATGCAAGAA GAGATTGTTAATTACATATGCGATGATGAGGATATAAAAGCTGTGTCATTCAATGGTTCAATTACA TCAAATGCAGGTGGCATAAATCATGTAGTTGTTATGCCAGATGCTAGCATGGATGCTACTTTAGATGCCCTTGTTTCTGCTGGTTTCCGTGCAGCAGGAGAGAGGTCCATGGCTTTAAACACAGCTATCTTTGTGGGAGGTTCAATGCAATG GGAAGATGAATTGGTGCAGCGTGCCAAAGCACTTAGAGTGAATGTAGGAACAGATCCTGATGCATACCTAGGTCCAGTTATTAGCAGAGAG GTAAAAGATAGGATATGTGGACTAGTTCAGAATGCTGTTGAAAATGGTGCAAGACTCCTACTTGATGGGAGGCACATTATG GTGCCTGGATATGAGAATGGAAATTTTGTTGGCCCTACTATCTTATGTGATGTCACAACCAACATGGAGTGTTACAAG GAAGAAATTTTTGGACCAGTTCTTCTTTGCATGCAG GCCGACAACCTAGATGAAGCTGTatcaataataaataaaaacag ATATGGAAATGGAGCTTCTGTCTTCACCGACTCTGGTATGGTTGCTAGGAAGTTCCAACATGAGGTTGAAGCTGTACTG GTTGGGATCAACGTGCCTGTACCTATTCCGTTACCATTTTCCTCTAATTATGAGTCAAAAGCATCTTTTGCCGGCAATTTCAATTTTTGTG TTGCAGGAAGAACAGGAGTACAATTTTGTAcccaaataaaaaaagtggcaaaaaGATGGAAG GAATTCCCAAGTCTAGGAACATTACCTGGTGCATGTTCATCTGAGAGATTCATCTATGAAATTGGCACCTCAATCATTGCCCTTACAGTTACAGAGTAA
- the LOC107631380 gene encoding methylmalonate-semialdehyde dehydrogenase [acylating], mitochondrial isoform X7 yields the protein MTEAGIKPRQVLKTLKQSNLQLQSTPRHLYNLKAKIRQGKLSDKTFKSLRSNRSMSVEGNNSSSDGSLNLNYHLATQEVVSQVPLTTYEEFKAAIVAAKQAFPSWKNTPITTRQRIIFLFQDKLAMNITTEQGKTLKGARGDVLHGLEMVEHACGMANLQMGEFVPNACNGIDTYCIRDPLGVCAGICPINFPAMTPLWMFPIAITCGNTFILKPCENNPGASMILVALAMEAGLPDGVLNVVHGTHVCYTMQEEIVNYICDDEDIKAVSFNGSITSNAGGINHVVVMPDASMDATLDALVSAGFRAAGERSMALNTAIFVGGSMQWEDELVQRAKALRVNVGTDPDAYLGPVISREVKDRICGLVQNAVENGARLLLDGRHIMVLNFSFGRNEVQTLPDRCLDMRMEILLALLSYVMSQPTWSVTRKKFLDQFFFACRYGNGASVFTDSGMVARKFQHEVEAVLVGINVPVPIPLPFSSNYESKASFAGNFNFCVAGRTGVQFCTQIKKVAKRWKEFPSLGTLPGACSSERFIYEIGTSIIALTVTE from the exons ATGACTGAAGCTGGTATAAAACCTCGTCAAGTGCTTAAAACTCTCAAGCAAAGCAATCTACAACTGCAGTCAACACCACGCCATTTATACAACCTCAAAGCAAAGATTCGTCAGGGAAAGCTATCAG ATAAAACCTTCAAGTCATTGAGGTCAAATAGATCTATGTCTGTTGAGGGGAACAACAGTTCATCTGATGGTtcattaaacctaaactaccacCTG GCAACACAAGAAGTTGTATCTCAAGTTCCTTTGACCACATATGAAGAATTTAAAGCAGCAATTGTTGCAGCCAAGCAAGCATTTCCTTCATGGAAAAACACTCCTATTACCACTCGTCAAC GAATAATATTCTTATTTCAGGATAAGCTTGCCATGAACATCACCACAGAACAAGGAAAGACATTAAAGGGTGCCAGAGGAGATGTGCTTCATGGTTTAG AGATGGTAGAGCATGCTTGTGGGATGGCAAATCTACAAATGGGAGAATTTGTTCCTAATGCTTGTAATGGAATTGATACATACTGCATCAGAGATCCCCTTGGAGTTTGTGCTGGGATATGCCCGATTAACTTTCCTGCAATGACACCCTTGTGG aTGTTCCCTATCGCAATAACATGTGGCAACACTTTTATTCTTAAGCCATGTGAAAATAATCCAG GAGCTTCAATGATACTTGTAGCATTAGCAATGGAAGCTGGTTTGCCCGATGGTGTTTTAAACGTTGTACATGGAACTCATGTATGTTATACTATGCAAGAA GAGATTGTTAATTACATATGCGATGATGAGGATATAAAAGCTGTGTCATTCAATGGTTCAATTACA TCAAATGCAGGTGGCATAAATCATGTAGTTGTTATGCCAGATGCTAGCATGGATGCTACTTTAGATGCCCTTGTTTCTGCTGGTTTCCGTGCAGCAGGAGAGAGGTCCATGGCTTTAAACACAGCTATCTTTGTGGGAGGTTCAATGCAATG GGAAGATGAATTGGTGCAGCGTGCCAAAGCACTTAGAGTGAATGTAGGAACAGATCCTGATGCATACCTAGGTCCAGTTATTAGCAGAGAG GTAAAAGATAGGATATGTGGACTAGTTCAGAATGCTGTTGAAAATGGTGCAAGACTCCTACTTGATGGGAGGCACATTATG gTATTAAACTTTTCTTTTGGAAGAAATGAAGTTCAGACCTTACCTGACAGGTGCCTGGATATGAGAATGGAAATTTTGTTGGCCCTACTATCTTATGTGATGTCACAACCAACATGGAGTGTTACAAG GAAGAAATTTTTGGACCAGTTCTTCTTTGCATGCAG ATATGGAAATGGAGCTTCTGTCTTCACCGACTCTGGTATGGTTGCTAGGAAGTTCCAACATGAGGTTGAAGCTGTACTG GTTGGGATCAACGTGCCTGTACCTATTCCGTTACCATTTTCCTCTAATTATGAGTCAAAAGCATCTTTTGCCGGCAATTTCAATTTTTGTG TTGCAGGAAGAACAGGAGTACAATTTTGTAcccaaataaaaaaagtggcaaaaaGATGGAAG GAATTCCCAAGTCTAGGAACATTACCTGGTGCATGTTCATCTGAGAGATTCATCTATGAAATTGGCACCTCAATCATTGCCCTTACAGTTACAGAGTAA
- the LOC107631380 gene encoding methylmalonate-semialdehyde dehydrogenase [acylating], mitochondrial isoform X6 translates to MTEAGIKPRQVLKTLKQSNLQLQSTPRHLYNLKAKIRQGKLSDKTFKSLRSNRSMSVEGNNSSSDGSLNLNYHLATQEVVSQVPLTTYEEFKAAIVAAKQAFPSWKNTPITTRQRIMFKLQDLIHRDIDKLAMNITTEQGKTLKGARGDVLHGLEMVEHACGMANLQMGEFVPNACNGIDTYCIRDPLGVCAGICPINFPAMTPLWMFPIAITCGNTFILKPCENNPGASMILVALAMEAGLPDGVLNVVHGTHEIVNYICDDEDIKAVSFNGSITSNAGGINHVVVMPDASMDATLDALVSAGFRAAGERSMALNTAIFVGGSMQWEDELVQRAKALRVNVGTDPDAYLGPVISREVKDRICGLVQNAVENGARLLLDGRHIMVLNFSFGRNEVQTLPDRCLDMRMEILLALLSYVMSQPTWSVTRKKFLDQFFFACRYGNGASVFTDSGMVARKFQHEVEAVLVGINVPVPIPLPFSSNYESKASFAGNFNFCVAGRTGVQFCTQIKKVAKRWKEFPSLGTLPGACSSERFIYEIGTSIIALTVTE, encoded by the exons ATGACTGAAGCTGGTATAAAACCTCGTCAAGTGCTTAAAACTCTCAAGCAAAGCAATCTACAACTGCAGTCAACACCACGCCATTTATACAACCTCAAAGCAAAGATTCGTCAGGGAAAGCTATCAG ATAAAACCTTCAAGTCATTGAGGTCAAATAGATCTATGTCTGTTGAGGGGAACAACAGTTCATCTGATGGTtcattaaacctaaactaccacCTG GCAACACAAGAAGTTGTATCTCAAGTTCCTTTGACCACATATGAAGAATTTAAAGCAGCAATTGTTGCAGCCAAGCAAGCATTTCCTTCATGGAAAAACACTCCTATTACCACTCGTCAACGTATTATGTTTAAACTTCAGGATCTTATTCACAGAGATATT GATAAGCTTGCCATGAACATCACCACAGAACAAGGAAAGACATTAAAGGGTGCCAGAGGAGATGTGCTTCATGGTTTAG AGATGGTAGAGCATGCTTGTGGGATGGCAAATCTACAAATGGGAGAATTTGTTCCTAATGCTTGTAATGGAATTGATACATACTGCATCAGAGATCCCCTTGGAGTTTGTGCTGGGATATGCCCGATTAACTTTCCTGCAATGACACCCTTGTGG aTGTTCCCTATCGCAATAACATGTGGCAACACTTTTATTCTTAAGCCATGTGAAAATAATCCAG GAGCTTCAATGATACTTGTAGCATTAGCAATGGAAGCTGGTTTGCCCGATGGTGTTTTAAACGTTGTACATGGAACTCAT GAGATTGTTAATTACATATGCGATGATGAGGATATAAAAGCTGTGTCATTCAATGGTTCAATTACA TCAAATGCAGGTGGCATAAATCATGTAGTTGTTATGCCAGATGCTAGCATGGATGCTACTTTAGATGCCCTTGTTTCTGCTGGTTTCCGTGCAGCAGGAGAGAGGTCCATGGCTTTAAACACAGCTATCTTTGTGGGAGGTTCAATGCAATG GGAAGATGAATTGGTGCAGCGTGCCAAAGCACTTAGAGTGAATGTAGGAACAGATCCTGATGCATACCTAGGTCCAGTTATTAGCAGAGAG GTAAAAGATAGGATATGTGGACTAGTTCAGAATGCTGTTGAAAATGGTGCAAGACTCCTACTTGATGGGAGGCACATTATG gTATTAAACTTTTCTTTTGGAAGAAATGAAGTTCAGACCTTACCTGACAGGTGCCTGGATATGAGAATGGAAATTTTGTTGGCCCTACTATCTTATGTGATGTCACAACCAACATGGAGTGTTACAAG GAAGAAATTTTTGGACCAGTTCTTCTTTGCATGCAG ATATGGAAATGGAGCTTCTGTCTTCACCGACTCTGGTATGGTTGCTAGGAAGTTCCAACATGAGGTTGAAGCTGTACTG GTTGGGATCAACGTGCCTGTACCTATTCCGTTACCATTTTCCTCTAATTATGAGTCAAAAGCATCTTTTGCCGGCAATTTCAATTTTTGTG TTGCAGGAAGAACAGGAGTACAATTTTGTAcccaaataaaaaaagtggcaaaaaGATGGAAG GAATTCCCAAGTCTAGGAACATTACCTGGTGCATGTTCATCTGAGAGATTCATCTATGAAATTGGCACCTCAATCATTGCCCTTACAGTTACAGAGTAA
- the LOC107631380 gene encoding methylmalonate-semialdehyde dehydrogenase [acylating], mitochondrial isoform X8: MTEAGIKPRQVLKTLKQSNLQLQSTPRHLYNLKAKIRQGKLSDKTFKSLRSNRSMSVEGNNSSSDGSLNLNYHLATQEVVSQVPLTTYEEFKAAIVAAKQAFPSWKNTPITTRQRIMFKLQDLIHRDIDKLAMNITTEQGKTLKGARGDVLHGLEMVEHACGMANLQMGEFVPNACNGIDTYCIRDPLGVCAGICPINFPAMTPLWMFPIAITCGNTFILKPCENNPGASMILVALAMEAGLPDGVLNVVHGTHVCYTMQEEIVNYICDDEDIKAVSFNGSITSNAGGINHVVVMPDASMDATLDALVSAGFRAAGERSMALNTAIFVGGSMQWEDELVQRAKALRVNVGTDPDAYLGPVISREVKDRICGLVQNAVENGARLLLDGRHIMVPGYENGNFVGPTILCDVTTNMECYKEEIFGPVLLCMQADNLDEAVSIINKNRKFQHEVEAVLVGINVPVPIPLPFSSNYESKASFAGNFNFCVAGRTGVQFCTQIKKVAKRWKEFPSLGTLPGACSSERFIYEIGTSIIALTVTE, encoded by the exons ATGACTGAAGCTGGTATAAAACCTCGTCAAGTGCTTAAAACTCTCAAGCAAAGCAATCTACAACTGCAGTCAACACCACGCCATTTATACAACCTCAAAGCAAAGATTCGTCAGGGAAAGCTATCAG ATAAAACCTTCAAGTCATTGAGGTCAAATAGATCTATGTCTGTTGAGGGGAACAACAGTTCATCTGATGGTtcattaaacctaaactaccacCTG GCAACACAAGAAGTTGTATCTCAAGTTCCTTTGACCACATATGAAGAATTTAAAGCAGCAATTGTTGCAGCCAAGCAAGCATTTCCTTCATGGAAAAACACTCCTATTACCACTCGTCAACGTATTATGTTTAAACTTCAGGATCTTATTCACAGAGATATT GATAAGCTTGCCATGAACATCACCACAGAACAAGGAAAGACATTAAAGGGTGCCAGAGGAGATGTGCTTCATGGTTTAG AGATGGTAGAGCATGCTTGTGGGATGGCAAATCTACAAATGGGAGAATTTGTTCCTAATGCTTGTAATGGAATTGATACATACTGCATCAGAGATCCCCTTGGAGTTTGTGCTGGGATATGCCCGATTAACTTTCCTGCAATGACACCCTTGTGG aTGTTCCCTATCGCAATAACATGTGGCAACACTTTTATTCTTAAGCCATGTGAAAATAATCCAG GAGCTTCAATGATACTTGTAGCATTAGCAATGGAAGCTGGTTTGCCCGATGGTGTTTTAAACGTTGTACATGGAACTCATGTATGTTATACTATGCAAGAA GAGATTGTTAATTACATATGCGATGATGAGGATATAAAAGCTGTGTCATTCAATGGTTCAATTACA TCAAATGCAGGTGGCATAAATCATGTAGTTGTTATGCCAGATGCTAGCATGGATGCTACTTTAGATGCCCTTGTTTCTGCTGGTTTCCGTGCAGCAGGAGAGAGGTCCATGGCTTTAAACACAGCTATCTTTGTGGGAGGTTCAATGCAATG GGAAGATGAATTGGTGCAGCGTGCCAAAGCACTTAGAGTGAATGTAGGAACAGATCCTGATGCATACCTAGGTCCAGTTATTAGCAGAGAG GTAAAAGATAGGATATGTGGACTAGTTCAGAATGCTGTTGAAAATGGTGCAAGACTCCTACTTGATGGGAGGCACATTATG GTGCCTGGATATGAGAATGGAAATTTTGTTGGCCCTACTATCTTATGTGATGTCACAACCAACATGGAGTGTTACAAG GAAGAAATTTTTGGACCAGTTCTTCTTTGCATGCAG GCCGACAACCTAGATGAAGCTGTatcaataataaataaaaacag GAAGTTCCAACATGAGGTTGAAGCTGTACTG GTTGGGATCAACGTGCCTGTACCTATTCCGTTACCATTTTCCTCTAATTATGAGTCAAAAGCATCTTTTGCCGGCAATTTCAATTTTTGTG TTGCAGGAAGAACAGGAGTACAATTTTGTAcccaaataaaaaaagtggcaaaaaGATGGAAG GAATTCCCAAGTCTAGGAACATTACCTGGTGCATGTTCATCTGAGAGATTCATCTATGAAATTGGCACCTCAATCATTGCCCTTACAGTTACAGAGTAA
- the LOC107631380 gene encoding methylmalonate-semialdehyde dehydrogenase [acylating], mitochondrial isoform X10, which yields MTEAGIKPRQVLKTLKQSNLQLQSTPRHLYNLKAKIRQGKLSDKTFKSLRSNRSMSVEGNNSSSDGSLNLNYHLATQEVVSQVPLTTYEEFKAAIVAAKQAFPSWKNTPITTRQRIMFKLQDLIHRDIDKLAMNITTEQGKTLKGARGDVLHGLEMVEHACGMANLQMGEFVPNACNGIDTYCIRDPLGVCAGICPINFPAMTPLWMFPIAITCGNTFILKPCENNPGASMILVALAMEAGLPDGVLNVVHGTHSNAGGINHVVVMPDASMDATLDALVSAGFRAAGERSMALNTAIFVGGSMQWEDELVQRAKALRVNVGTDPDAYLGPVISREVKDRICGLVQNAVENGARLLLDGRHIMVLNFSFGRNEVQTLPDRCLDMRMEILLALLSYVMSQPTWSVTRKKFLDQFFFACRYGNGASVFTDSGMVARKFQHEVEAVLVGINVPVPIPLPFSSNYESKASFAGNFNFCVAGRTGVQFCTQIKKVAKRWKEFPSLGTLPGACSSERFIYEIGTSIIALTVTE from the exons ATGACTGAAGCTGGTATAAAACCTCGTCAAGTGCTTAAAACTCTCAAGCAAAGCAATCTACAACTGCAGTCAACACCACGCCATTTATACAACCTCAAAGCAAAGATTCGTCAGGGAAAGCTATCAG ATAAAACCTTCAAGTCATTGAGGTCAAATAGATCTATGTCTGTTGAGGGGAACAACAGTTCATCTGATGGTtcattaaacctaaactaccacCTG GCAACACAAGAAGTTGTATCTCAAGTTCCTTTGACCACATATGAAGAATTTAAAGCAGCAATTGTTGCAGCCAAGCAAGCATTTCCTTCATGGAAAAACACTCCTATTACCACTCGTCAACGTATTATGTTTAAACTTCAGGATCTTATTCACAGAGATATT GATAAGCTTGCCATGAACATCACCACAGAACAAGGAAAGACATTAAAGGGTGCCAGAGGAGATGTGCTTCATGGTTTAG AGATGGTAGAGCATGCTTGTGGGATGGCAAATCTACAAATGGGAGAATTTGTTCCTAATGCTTGTAATGGAATTGATACATACTGCATCAGAGATCCCCTTGGAGTTTGTGCTGGGATATGCCCGATTAACTTTCCTGCAATGACACCCTTGTGG aTGTTCCCTATCGCAATAACATGTGGCAACACTTTTATTCTTAAGCCATGTGAAAATAATCCAG GAGCTTCAATGATACTTGTAGCATTAGCAATGGAAGCTGGTTTGCCCGATGGTGTTTTAAACGTTGTACATGGAACTCAT TCAAATGCAGGTGGCATAAATCATGTAGTTGTTATGCCAGATGCTAGCATGGATGCTACTTTAGATGCCCTTGTTTCTGCTGGTTTCCGTGCAGCAGGAGAGAGGTCCATGGCTTTAAACACAGCTATCTTTGTGGGAGGTTCAATGCAATG GGAAGATGAATTGGTGCAGCGTGCCAAAGCACTTAGAGTGAATGTAGGAACAGATCCTGATGCATACCTAGGTCCAGTTATTAGCAGAGAG GTAAAAGATAGGATATGTGGACTAGTTCAGAATGCTGTTGAAAATGGTGCAAGACTCCTACTTGATGGGAGGCACATTATG gTATTAAACTTTTCTTTTGGAAGAAATGAAGTTCAGACCTTACCTGACAGGTGCCTGGATATGAGAATGGAAATTTTGTTGGCCCTACTATCTTATGTGATGTCACAACCAACATGGAGTGTTACAAG GAAGAAATTTTTGGACCAGTTCTTCTTTGCATGCAG ATATGGAAATGGAGCTTCTGTCTTCACCGACTCTGGTATGGTTGCTAGGAAGTTCCAACATGAGGTTGAAGCTGTACTG GTTGGGATCAACGTGCCTGTACCTATTCCGTTACCATTTTCCTCTAATTATGAGTCAAAAGCATCTTTTGCCGGCAATTTCAATTTTTGTG TTGCAGGAAGAACAGGAGTACAATTTTGTAcccaaataaaaaaagtggcaaaaaGATGGAAG GAATTCCCAAGTCTAGGAACATTACCTGGTGCATGTTCATCTGAGAGATTCATCTATGAAATTGGCACCTCAATCATTGCCCTTACAGTTACAGAGTAA